A single region of the Lotus japonicus ecotype B-129 chromosome 4, LjGifu_v1.2 genome encodes:
- the LOC130711979 gene encoding 60S ribosomal protein L30-like encodes MVAAKKTKKTHESINNRLALVMKSGKFTLGYKTVLKSLRSSKGKLIIIANNCPPLRKSEIEYYAMLAKVGVHHYNGNNVDLGTACGKYYRVCCLSIIDPGDSDIIKTLPGDQ; translated from the exons ATGGTTGCCGCCAAGAAAACC AAGAAGACTCATGAGAGCATTAACAACAGGCTCGCTCTTGTGATGAAGAGTGGCAAATTCACTCTCGGCTACAAAACCGTTCTCAAATCCCTAAGGAGCTCCAAAG GGAAACTGATTATCATTGCTAACAACTGTCCCCCTTTGAGAAAGTCAGAGATAGAGTATTATGCCATGTTGGCAAAGGTTGGAGTTCATCATTACAATGGGA ATAATGTTGATCTGGGCACTGCTTGCGGCAAATACTACAGAGTGTGCTGCCTCAGCATTATCGATCCTG GTGACTCAGATATCATTAAAACACTGCCTGGTGACCAGTAA
- the LOC130715948 gene encoding basic blue protein-like — MVLGKGSAMVDLAVLSLCLVLHFEMAHAATFTVGDANGWTFNTVGWPKGKRFRAGDTLVFNYSPGAHNVVAVNKASYSACKTPKGAKTYNSGSDQIKLAKGPNYFICNFAGHCESGTKVAVNAV, encoded by the exons ATGGTCCTGGGAAAAGGTAGTGCAATGGTAGATCTAGCAGTACTATCATTATGTTTGGTGCTTCACTTTGAGATGGCTCATGCAGCCACCTTCACAGTTGGGGATGCAAATGGTTGGACATTTAACACTGTGGGTTGGCCTAAAGGGAAGCGCTTTAGGGCCGGTGACACACTTG TTTTCAACTACAGCCCTGGGGCTCACAATGTGGTGGCTGTGAATAAAGCTAGTTACAGTGCATGTAAGACCCCAAAAGGTGCTAAAACATATAATTCAGGAAGTGATCAGATCAAGCTTGCCAAGGGACCAAACTACTTCATCTGCAATTTTGCTGGTCACTGCGAGTCTGGCACGAAAGTTGCCGTTAATGCTGTGTGA
- the LOC130715806 gene encoding F-box protein At1g10780-like: MATIESLPDAVLQYILSHISNARDVAACNCVSKRWRDATTSVRALYFPRSSFDNYSSSGGVGEASDNIVRRMVSRVLRLEELIVYSPFSPSGLASWLSLVGLSLRQLELRMDNLAAHNQGSHETPSKSECVGAARNLESLKLWGVLMVHSPKWDVFPNLKNLEVIGARLEDHVLTAVLQACPFLTRLLLLGCEGVRSISIDLPYLEQCKLDFYGVGNCSLTLNSPKIESLEIQGCSWIKVSETKHLRNLSISNSSGRVYMVDFGNLSALEFLSMRGVQWCWDAICRMLKLASEVKHLYMKVEFTGDFEALQPFPEIDFVDFFNSHQKLRKFDIHGAMFAALCQKNSLKHVDSGFAIPFLEEVVITVRSPLNAEQKMSTLESLLKYGKSLRTMVIKILEMKACHNSTDDFFDEICRFRYMNHNIVRIQ; this comes from the exons ATGG CAACTATTGAGTCTCTCCCTGATGCTGTTCTCCAATACATTTTGTCCCACATCAGCAATGCTCGCGATGTGGCGGCCTGCAATTGCGTTTCTAAGCGGTGGAGGGACGCTACGACGTCTGTTAGAGCACTCTACTTCCCTCGCAGCTCGTTTGACAACTATTCTTCTTCGGGTGgtgttggtgaagcttctgacaACATTGTGAGAAGAATGGTGTCTAGGGTCTTGCGGTTGGAAGAGCTGATTGTGTATAGCCCTTTCTCCCCTTCTGGCTTGGCATCATGGCTCTCGCTTGTGGGGCTGTCTCTTCGCCAGCTCGAGCTTCGAATGGACAACCTTGCTGCCCATAATCAAGGCTCCCATGAGACCCCTTCAAAGTCGGAGTGTGTTGGTGCTGCGAGGAATTTGGAATCTCTGAAACTGTGGGGTGTCTTGATGGTGCATTCCCCAAAATGGGATGTTTTTCCCAATCTCAAGAACCTGGAAGTAATTGGTGCAAGATTGGAGGACCATGTGTTAACTGCGGTGCTTCAGGCGTGTCCTTTTCTCACCAGGTTGCTGCTGCTTGGATGTGAAGGGGTTAGATCAATCTCAATTGACCTGCCATACTTAGAGCAGTGTAAGCTAGATTTTTATGGCGTGGGGAACTGTTCACTTACCTTGAACTCCCCGAAAATTGAATCCCTTGAGATACAAGGTTGTAGCTGGATTAAGGTCTCTGAAACCAAGCATTTGAGGAACCTTTCAATATCCAATAGTTCAG GGAGAGTATATATGGTTGATTTTGGAAACCTTTCAGCTCTGGAGTTCCTGTCTATGAGGGGTGTCCAGTGGTGCTGGGATGCAATATGCAGAATGCTGAAATTGGCTAGTGAGGTGAAACATCTCTACATGAAGGTTGAATTCACTGGGGACTTTGAGGCTCTTCAACCCTTTCCAGAGattgattttgttgattttttcaACAGCCATCAAAAGCtgagaaagtttgatattcATGGAGCCATGTTTGCAGCACTATGCCAGAAGAACAGCCTCAAACAT GTGGATTCAGGATTTGCGATACCATTTTTGGAGGAGGTTGTGATCACAGTGAGGTCACCGCTAAATGCTGAACAGAAAATGAGTACTCTTGAATCCTTGTTGAAGTACGGGAAGAGTCTGAGGACCATGGTAATCAAGATTCTTGAGATGAAGGCTTGCCATAACAGCACTGATGATTTTTTTGATGAGATTTGCAGGTTCAGATACATGAACCACAACATAGTTCGAATACAATAA